The Humulus lupulus chromosome 4, drHumLupu1.1, whole genome shotgun sequence genome has a window encoding:
- the LOC133830152 gene encoding zinc finger CCCH domain-containing protein 43, whose protein sequence is MFSPFSNFRVLKCEGTMEHSEEIPVNQDTSDHPSSDTQLGFQYQPPSSSSSSNNNGDPDPETSDLGHGAVEKEKEEEVSGASIHQELARLELKENEEEPVLKPDLEEKKEAKKEEEKEEEKDEEKVVDRALSGEEMGSRNGSDDGNENVNEDGYGNGSENENENEDEDEDEDEDRKREVEENDDEDGGVGENKSGNETENGSEVNNGSGEMDKKNGYGGGIRKYQYPVRPEAEDCSFYLKTGTCKFGSNCKFNHPVRKRSNQGAKEKVKEREESTENPGQSECKYYLRSGGCKFGKACKYNHTRGKTSAAPLAPVLEFNFVGLPIRVGEKECPYYMRTGSCKYGGNCRFNHPDPTDAAGSDTSAGYGNGRPVSLQGARQSTLGSWSSPRSLNETAPFMPMMLSPTQGVPSQNPEWNGYQAPPVYLPERNLPPPPAFVMNNPVTETNMYQHHPPQKLIEEYPERPGQPECTFFLKTGDCKFKSNCKYHHPKKTAMGAPPCALSDKGLPLRPDQNICTYYSRYGICKFGPACKYDHPVQATPTMSGVENQPPPYSNMAGEGAGIARRSRSETQIQQLV, encoded by the exons ATGTTCTCCCCCTTTTCCAATTTTAGGGTTTTGAAATGTGAAGGGACAATGGAACACTCTGAAGAAATCCCcgttaaccaagacacttccGACCATCCCTCAAGCGATACCCAGTTAGGGTTTCAGTATCAGCCAccgtcttcctcttcttcttctaataACAATGGTGATCCCGATCCTGAAACTTCTGATCTCGGTCATGGGGCGGtcgagaaggagaaggaagaGGAGGTAAGCGGAGCTTCTATTCATCAGGAGCTTGCgaggttggaattgaaggagaacGAGGAAGAGCCGGTTCTGAAACCGGATTTGGAGGAGAAGAAAGAagcaaaaaaagaagaagaaaaagaagaagagaaggatgAGGAAAAGGTTGTTGACAGGGCTTTGAGTGGAGAAGAAATGGGGAGCCGGAATGGAAGTGACGATGGAAATGAGAATGTGAATGAGGATGGGTATGGGAATGGGAGTGAGAACGAGAATGAAAATGAGGATGAGGATGAAGACGAAGATGAGGATAGGAAGAGAGAAGTAGAAGAGAACGATGATGAAGATGGTGGAGTGGGAGAGAATAAGAGTGGAAATGAGACTGAAAATGGCAGTGAAGTAAATAATGGTAGCGGTGAGATGGATAAGAAGAACGGGTATGGTGGTGGTATTCGAAAGTATCAGTATCCAGTGAGGCCTGAAGCTGAAGATTGCTCATTTTACCTCAAGACTGGAACGTGTAAGTTTGGATCCAATTGCAAGTTTAATCACCCAGTTAGAAAAAGAAGCAATcag GGTGCTAAggagaaagtaaaagaaagggaAGAGTCCACGGAAAATCCTGGGCAGTCAGAATGCAAG TATTATTTGAGGTCAGGGGGATGTAAATTTGGAAAAGCGTGTAAATATAACCACACTAGAGGAAAGACTTCCGCAGCACCATTAGCACCAGTTCTAGAGTTTAACTTTGTTGGTCTGCCAATCCGAGTG GGTGAGAAAGAATGTCCATATTACATGCGAACTGGCTCCTGTAAGTATGGAGGAAACTGCAGGTTTAATCATCCTGATCCAACAGATGCGGCAGGAAGTGACACTTCTGCAGGATATGGTAATGGTAGACCTGTCTCTTTACAAGGTGCACGACAATCAACTCTAGGATCTTGGTCTTCACCAAGATCTTTGAATGAGACTGCTCCCTTTATGCCAATGATGCTTTCCCCAACTCAAGGGGTTCCATCACAAAATCCAGAGTGGAATGGGTATCAG GCTCCTCCAGTTTATCTACCGGAAAGGAACTTGCCTCCACCTCCTGCATTTGTGATGAACAACCCAGTGACTGAAACCAATATGTATCAACACCATCCACCCCAGAAATTAATTGAAGAATATCCAGAACGACCTGGCCAACCCGAATGCACTTTCTTCTTAAAAACAGGGGATTGTAAGTTTAAATCCAATTGCAAATATCACCATCCAAAGAAGACTGCTATGGGGGCACCCCCATGCGCCCTTAGCGACAAGGGCCTGCCTTTGAGACCG GATCAGAACATCTGCACATATTACAGTCGCTATGGAATCTGCAAATTCGGACCTGCTTGTAAGTATGATCATCCAGTACAGGCAACTCCAACCATGTCCGGTGTAGAAAATCAACCTCCTCCTTACAGTAATATGGCAGGGGAAGGAGCTGGAATAGCTAGGAGAAGCAGAAGTGAGACTCAAATTCAGCAGTTGGTTTAG